The bacterium nucleotide sequence CCGTACAAGGGCGGCCTGCGCTTCCACCCGAGCGTCAACCTGGGCATCCTGAAGTTCCTCGCCTTCGAGCAGGTCTTCAAGAACGCGCTCACCACGCTGCCCATGGGCGGCGGCAAGGGCGGCTCGGACTTCGATCCCAAGGGCAAGAGCGACAACGAGGTCATGCACTTCACGCAGAGCTTCATGACCGAGCTGCAGCGCCACATCGGCCCCGACACCGACGTGCCCGCCGGCGACATCGGCGTGGGCGGCCGCGAGATCGGCTTCATGTTCGGGCAGTACAAGCGCATCCGCAACGAGTTCACCGGCGTGCTCACGGGCAAGGCCCTGAAGTGGGGCGGCTCGCTGATCCGCCCGGAGGCCACGGGCTACGGCGCCGTGTACTTCGCGCAGGAGATGCTCGCGACCCGCAAGCAGGACCTCAAGGGCAAGACCTGCCTGGTGTCCGGCTCGGGCAACGTGGCCCAGTACACGGTCGAGAAGATCCTCGACCTCGGCGGCAAGCCGGTGACCTTCTCCGACTCCGCGGGCTACATCTACGACGAGCAGGGCATCGACCGCGAGAAGCTGGCGTTCGTCATGAACCTGAAGAACGTCAAGCGCGGCCGCATCAAGGAGTACTGCGACAAGTACCCGAAGGCCGTCTACAAGGCCATCGATCCCGGCGCCGCGTTCAACCCGCTGTGGGACCACAAGGCCGACTGCGCCTTCCCCAGCGCCACCCAGAACGAGGTCAACGCCAAGGACGCGGCGAACCTGCTGCGCAACGGCGTCTACGTGATCTCCGAGGGCGCGAACATGCCCACGGTCCCCGCGGGCGTCGAGCAGTTCGTCGACGCGAAGATCCTCTACGGCCCCGGCAAGGCCGCCAACGCCGGCGGCGTGGCGACCTCGGGCCTCGAGATGTCGCAGAACAGCATGCGCCTCTCCTGGAGCCGCGAAGAGGTCGACGCGAAGCTGCACGGCATCATGAAGTCGATCCACAAGAACTGCGTGGAGACCGCCGAGGCCTTCGGCACTCCGGGCAACTACGTCAACGGCGCCAACATCGCCGGCTTCCTGAAGGTCGCCGACGCGATGATGGACCAGGGCGTGGTGTAAGCGGACACCGCTGAACCACCCGACCGGCAGGGTCGGGGGACGCGCCCCGGGCACCTCGTGTGCCCGGGGCGCTCGACTTACGGGGCCCCGCGCCCTCCTGGCGCAGGACCCCTCCAGACGCCCCCGACCCTGCCGGTCGGGTGGTCCAGCGGTGCGGCCGCTCACGTGCAGTCGGAGGGGGAGCGGCCCCCCTGGAGCGCACCTACGCGGCATGATATGATGGCTCTCTAGGATGTCACCCATGCTTGGAGGTGTCCGTGATGCGTACGATCCGAGTGTCGGTCGCGGCCGTGCTCCTAGCCGCGCTGGCGGGGACCGCCGTTGCCGCGGACTACTGGCCGCTGACGCCGGGGGCGACCTTCACCTACCAGTGGTCCGACGGGCCCCTGAACGTCGAGATCCTGCAGAACTCCAATCCGGCTTGGTTTTCCAGGAGCTACACGAGCGCCCAATGCGCCGGATCCGGAACCTATCGACTCGACGACGACGGGGACGTCCTGTGGGGCGGGTCCGGCTGGGTGTGCAAGTCCTGGGTCGACCCCGACTACTTCACGCTCACGCCGCCGGTGCTGTTCCTGGACCTGCCGCTCACGGTCGGCAAGCAGTGGCAGAGCGAGACGACGGTCGACTACGGCTACGGCTCCTTCGCAGCAACGCTCCACTGCTCCGTGACCGGCACGGAAACGGTCACGACGCCGGCCGGCGACTTCGAGACGATGGTGATGCAGATGATCACGTTCGACGGCCCCTGGTTCCTG carries:
- the gdhA gene encoding NADP-specific glutamate dehydrogenase; translated protein: MAEFKAFMDQVVAKNPEQKEFHQAVQEVVESLWPVLDKRPEYRKAKIMERIVEPERVILFRVPWIDDNGEVQVNRGFRIEMNSAIGPYKGGLRFHPSVNLGILKFLAFEQVFKNALTTLPMGGGKGGSDFDPKGKSDNEVMHFTQSFMTELQRHIGPDTDVPAGDIGVGGREIGFMFGQYKRIRNEFTGVLTGKALKWGGSLIRPEATGYGAVYFAQEMLATRKQDLKGKTCLVSGSGNVAQYTVEKILDLGGKPVTFSDSAGYIYDEQGIDREKLAFVMNLKNVKRGRIKEYCDKYPKAVYKAIDPGAAFNPLWDHKADCAFPSATQNEVNAKDAANLLRNGVYVISEGANMPTVPAGVEQFVDAKILYGPGKAANAGGVATSGLEMSQNSMRLSWSREEVDAKLHGIMKSIHKNCVETAEAFGTPGNYVNGANIAGFLKVADAMMDQGVV